From a single Diachasmimorpha longicaudata isolate KC_UGA_2023 chromosome 13, iyDiaLong2, whole genome shotgun sequence genomic region:
- the LOC135168606 gene encoding dihydrolipoyllysine-residue acetyltransferase component of pyruvate dehydrogenase complex, mitochondrial-like isoform X1: MAQMVRCRIGFLSLKSLKTPVSRIILPEKYQRLCFHTSWLLNVKGKEVLMPSLSPTMETGTIVKWMKKEGDPIQPGDALADIQTDKAVMTFEMDDEGTLAKILVPEGTKDIKVGTLIALTVEADEDWKSVEMPVGAGAPEAPPAAPAGSSGPVETEAEPPTGQVNVAMPALSPTMTSGTIVKWLKKEGDEISPGDAIADIQTDKAVMTFEMDEEAVLAKILVEEGSQVEVGQLIAVTVERGMDPKAIVVPTATKPSAKPSAASPKPSSTPSSAPSAAPAGDKPPPSGQVYGLAVKRLLEEYGLSSGSVKGTGRPNRLLKSDVLGYIQQNNIQRVDPGAAPAPAKAGAPSAPSAQSRVTAPRKSGPSTYRDVEISNIRAVIAKRLGESKRGIPHSYATVDVRIDKLNEVRETLKGEGIKVSVNDFVTKAVAYALLQCPDINSLYKNGQIVRVQNVDVSVAVSTPAGLITPIVFDAASKSLSDISSDIRTLAGKAREGTLKPNEFQGGTFTISNLGMFGIKEFSAIINPPQTAILAVGTGREVLVVDTSGERATEGDIDTTLRKASVMSATLSYDSRAIDEDQAGDFLAVLKSILEDPALLTVARGQQAMRHRR, translated from the exons ATGGCGCAGATGGTGAGGTGTAGAATTGGCTTCTTATCATTGAAATCCCTCAAAACTCCAGTGTCACGGATCATACTCCCCGAGAAATACCAAAGATTATGTTTTCACACGAGTTGGCTATTGAATG TCAAGGGGAAGGAGGTGCTTATGCCCTCGCTCTCTCCTACGATGGAGACAGGGACAATCGTCAAGTGGATGAAGAAGGAGGGTGACCCTATTCAGCCTGGAGATGCCCTAGCAGACATACAGACTGATAAAGCTGTGATGACATTTGAAATGGACGACGAAGGAACATTGGCGAAAATCCTGGTACCCGAAGGCACGAAGGATATCAAAGTGGGAACTCTTATTGCTCTGACTGTCGAGGCAGATGAAGATTGGAAGTCTGTGGAGATGCCGGTAGGGGCAGGGGCACCTGAGGCACCTCCTGCAGCTCCTGCTGGGAGCAGTGGGCCTGTAGAAACCGAGGCAGAACCACCTACTGGCCA agtGAATGTTGCTATGCCTGCTTTGTCACCAACCATGACATCAGGGACGATTGTCAAATGGCTGAAGAAAGAGGGGGATGAGATATCTCCTGGTGATGCTATTGCCGATATTCAAACGGACAAGGCTGTTATGACGTTTGAAATGGATGAGGAAGCAGTTCTGGctaaaattttg GTGGAGGAAGGCTCTCAAGTAGAAGTCGGCCAGCTGATAGCAGTGACAGTAGAAAGAGGAATGGATCCGAAAGCAATCGTCGTCCCGACAGCGACGAAGCCGTCTGCAAAACCCTCCGCCGCCTCTCCAAAACCGTCCTCAACCCCCTCATCAGCCCCGTCAGCGGCCCCCGCTGGTGACAAGCCACCCCCAAGTGGCCAAGTCTATGGATTAGCTGTGAAACGACTGCTCGAGGAGTACGGTCTCAGTTCAGGGTCTGTCAAAGGCACTGGCAGGCCGAATCGTCTGCTCAAGAGTGACGTCCTTGGTTATATTCAACAGAATAACATCCAGAGAGTCGACCCGGGAGCTGCACCAGCCCCTGCCAAAGCCGGAGCTCCCAGTGCTCCTTCAGCACAGTCCAGGGTCACAGCTCCTCGAAAATCTGGGCCATCTACCTACCGGGATGTGGAGATATCTAATATCAGGGCTGTTATCGCTAAAAGACTTGGGGAATCCAAG CGGGGTATTCCTCATTCCTACGCAACAGTTGATGTTAGAATCGACAAACTCAATGAAGTTCGTGAAACGCTCAAAGGAGAAGGCATCAAAGTGTCAGTCAACGATTTTGTCACGAAAGCTGTGGCTTATGCTCTCCTGCAGTGCCCTGACATTAATTCTTTGTACAAAAATGGACAG ATAGTGAGGGTGCAGAACGTCGATGTGTCTGTTGCTGTATCAACACCCGCAGGTCTCATCACGCCGATTGTGTTCGATGCCGCCAGCAAAAGTCTCAGTGATATTTCTAGTGACATCAGAACTCTTGCTGGAAAGGCGAGAGAGGGAACCCTGAAGCCTAATGAATTCCAGGGAGGGACTTTCAC GATATCAAACTTAGGAATGTTTGGAATAAAAGAGTTCTCAGCCATAATAAATCCCCCACAGACTGCGATCCTCGCTGTTGGAACTGGCCGTGAAGTACTGG TCGTCGATACGTCGGGTGAGAGAGCAACAGAAGGAGACATTG aCACGACACTTAGAAAAGCGTCGGTAATGAGTGCAACACTGTCGTATGATAGTCGAGCTATCGATGAGGATCAGGCGGGAGACTTCCTGGCAGTTCTTAAATCAATTCTGGAAGATCCAGCTCTGCTGACTGTTGCGAGGGGCCAGCAAGCTATGAGACACAGACGTTAA
- the LOC135168606 gene encoding dihydrolipoyllysine-residue acetyltransferase component of pyruvate dehydrogenase complex, mitochondrial-like isoform X2, translated as MAQMVRCRIGFLSLKSLKTPVSRIILPEKYQRLCFHTSWLLNVKGKEVLMPSLSPTMETGTIVKWMKKEGDPIQPGDALADIQTDKAVMTFEMDDEGTLAKILVPEGTKDIKVGTLIALTVEADEDWKSVEMPVGAGAPEAPPAAPAGSSGPVETEAEPPTGQVNVAMPALSPTMTSGTIVKWLKKEGDEISPGDAIADIQTDKAVMTFEMDEEAVLAKILVEEGSQVEVGQLIAVTVERGMDPKAIVVPTATKPSAKPSAASPKPSSTPSSAPSAAPAGDKPPPSGQVYGLAVKRLLEEYGLSSGSVKGTGRPNRLLKSDVLGYIQQNNIQRVDPGAAPAPAKAGAPSAPSAQSRVTAPRKSGPSTYRDVEISNIRAVIAKRLGESKRGIPHSYATVDVRIDKLNEVRETLKGEGIKVSVNDFVTKAVAYALLQCPDINSLYKNGQIVRVQNVDVSVAVSTPAGLITPIVFDAASKSLSDISSDIRTLAGKAREGTLKPNEFQGGTFTISNLGMFGIKEFSAIINPPQTAILAVGTGREVLDTTLRKASVMSATLSYDSRAIDEDQAGDFLAVLKSILEDPALLTVARGQQAMRHRR; from the exons ATGGCGCAGATGGTGAGGTGTAGAATTGGCTTCTTATCATTGAAATCCCTCAAAACTCCAGTGTCACGGATCATACTCCCCGAGAAATACCAAAGATTATGTTTTCACACGAGTTGGCTATTGAATG TCAAGGGGAAGGAGGTGCTTATGCCCTCGCTCTCTCCTACGATGGAGACAGGGACAATCGTCAAGTGGATGAAGAAGGAGGGTGACCCTATTCAGCCTGGAGATGCCCTAGCAGACATACAGACTGATAAAGCTGTGATGACATTTGAAATGGACGACGAAGGAACATTGGCGAAAATCCTGGTACCCGAAGGCACGAAGGATATCAAAGTGGGAACTCTTATTGCTCTGACTGTCGAGGCAGATGAAGATTGGAAGTCTGTGGAGATGCCGGTAGGGGCAGGGGCACCTGAGGCACCTCCTGCAGCTCCTGCTGGGAGCAGTGGGCCTGTAGAAACCGAGGCAGAACCACCTACTGGCCA agtGAATGTTGCTATGCCTGCTTTGTCACCAACCATGACATCAGGGACGATTGTCAAATGGCTGAAGAAAGAGGGGGATGAGATATCTCCTGGTGATGCTATTGCCGATATTCAAACGGACAAGGCTGTTATGACGTTTGAAATGGATGAGGAAGCAGTTCTGGctaaaattttg GTGGAGGAAGGCTCTCAAGTAGAAGTCGGCCAGCTGATAGCAGTGACAGTAGAAAGAGGAATGGATCCGAAAGCAATCGTCGTCCCGACAGCGACGAAGCCGTCTGCAAAACCCTCCGCCGCCTCTCCAAAACCGTCCTCAACCCCCTCATCAGCCCCGTCAGCGGCCCCCGCTGGTGACAAGCCACCCCCAAGTGGCCAAGTCTATGGATTAGCTGTGAAACGACTGCTCGAGGAGTACGGTCTCAGTTCAGGGTCTGTCAAAGGCACTGGCAGGCCGAATCGTCTGCTCAAGAGTGACGTCCTTGGTTATATTCAACAGAATAACATCCAGAGAGTCGACCCGGGAGCTGCACCAGCCCCTGCCAAAGCCGGAGCTCCCAGTGCTCCTTCAGCACAGTCCAGGGTCACAGCTCCTCGAAAATCTGGGCCATCTACCTACCGGGATGTGGAGATATCTAATATCAGGGCTGTTATCGCTAAAAGACTTGGGGAATCCAAG CGGGGTATTCCTCATTCCTACGCAACAGTTGATGTTAGAATCGACAAACTCAATGAAGTTCGTGAAACGCTCAAAGGAGAAGGCATCAAAGTGTCAGTCAACGATTTTGTCACGAAAGCTGTGGCTTATGCTCTCCTGCAGTGCCCTGACATTAATTCTTTGTACAAAAATGGACAG ATAGTGAGGGTGCAGAACGTCGATGTGTCTGTTGCTGTATCAACACCCGCAGGTCTCATCACGCCGATTGTGTTCGATGCCGCCAGCAAAAGTCTCAGTGATATTTCTAGTGACATCAGAACTCTTGCTGGAAAGGCGAGAGAGGGAACCCTGAAGCCTAATGAATTCCAGGGAGGGACTTTCAC GATATCAAACTTAGGAATGTTTGGAATAAAAGAGTTCTCAGCCATAATAAATCCCCCACAGACTGCGATCCTCGCTGTTGGAACTGGCCGTGAAGTACTGG aCACGACACTTAGAAAAGCGTCGGTAATGAGTGCAACACTGTCGTATGATAGTCGAGCTATCGATGAGGATCAGGCGGGAGACTTCCTGGCAGTTCTTAAATCAATTCTGGAAGATCCAGCTCTGCTGACTGTTGCGAGGGGCCAGCAAGCTATGAGACACAGACGTTAA
- the LOC135168611 gene encoding serine/threonine-protein kinase PAK 1: MSLSISKFFSKKKTHTDQSIGEIGLPTDVAHKFHVIKNAETGKLEGLPDSWIRQLNSQITKHEQDTHPAAALHAITFYNYSRKKKPQQELFKPFVTEDFIEEERQEIDKILAKKKYQSGDSDGSTSASSTDSQRLPELPPKQNKPPKPAPRKHQQVQQERTEKTLTEILEDLNSYTLNAESLMKDNAASTPSESPILRRKTDSSEGKMSDEEVYEKLRSICQCGDPNRRFERSREVGVGASGVVFIATDLVNNDKVAIKDIDLTKQSRKDLILMEIKVLKEFHHPNLVNFLDAYLVGDHLWVIMELLQGGPLTDVVTETIMKEAQIAAVCREVLKAISFLHSKGIIHRDIKSDNVLLGKNGAVKVTDFGFCANIDGDEKRQTMVGTPYWMAPEVVTRKQYGKKVDIWSLGIMAIEMIEGEPPYLKETPLRALYLIAAIGKPSIPRWHTLSAAFQNFLERCLAVNVEERATADELLAHPFLDNCAELSSLRRLIEVAQIQLQKVF, from the coding sequence ATGAGCCTCAGCATATCAAAATTCTTCTCAAAGAAGAAAACCCACACCGATCAGAGCATCGGTGAGATAGGTCTGCCAACGGACGTAGCGCACAAATTTCACGTTATAAAAAATGCGGAAACCGGTAAATTGGAGGGCCTACCGGACTCTTGGATTCGTCAATTGAATTCCCAGATAACGAAACATGAGCAGGATACCCATCCCGCAGCGGCTTTGCACGCTATCACGTTCTACAATTATTCGAGAAAGAAGAAACCCCAGCAGGAGCTGTTCAAGCCATTTGTGACCGAGGATTTTATAGAGGAGGAGAGGCAAGAGATCGATAAAATCCTGGCCAAGAAGAAGTACCAGTCTGGTGATTCTGATGGATCAACATCAGCGAGTTCAACGGACAGCCAACGGCTGCCGGAGCTCCCTCCCAAGCAGAATAAACCACCGAAACCCGCCCCCAGGAAGCACCAGCAGGTGCAGCAGGAGCGAACAGAAAAGACTCTGACAGAGATTCTGGAGGATCTCAACTCCTACACTCTCAATGCTGAGAGCCTGATGAAGGACAATGCGGCGAGCACACCCAGCGAGAGCCCAATCCTCAGAAGGAAAACCGATTCGTCAGAGGGCAAGATGAGCGATGAGGAGGTCTACGAGAAGTTGAGAAGCATCTGTCAGTGTGGAGATCCCAATCGAAGGTTTGAACGTAGCAGGGAAGTTGGAGTTGGTGCCTCTGGGGTTGTGTTCATAGCGACTGATCTCGTGAATAACGATAAGGTTGCCATCAAGGACATTGATCTGACCAAACAATCAAGGAAGGATCTCATACTGATGGAGATCAAAGTACTGAAGGAATTCCATCATCCGaatttggtgaattttttggaTGCCTATCTCGTTGGTGATCATCTCTGGGTTATTATGGAATTACTCCAGGGAGGGCCACTCACTGATGTTGTCACTGAGACCATCATGAAGGAGGCGCAGATAGCTGCTGTATGTCGGGAAGTTCTCAAGGCCATAAGTTTTTTACACTCCAAGGGAATTATTCACAGGGACATCAAATCAGATAATGTTTTGTTGGGAAAGAATGGTGCTGTTAAAGTTACGGACTTTGGATTTTGTGCTAATATAGACGGCGATGAGAAGAGACAAACTATGGTAGGCACTCCCTACTGGATGGCACCCGAGGTCGTCACCAGGAAGCAGTATGGCAAGAAGGTTGATATCTGGTCACTTGGGATTATGGCTATTGAGATGATCGAGGGTGAGCCGCCTTATTTGAAGGAGACACCACTTAGAGCGCTCTATCTAATTGCTGCCATTGGCAAGCCATCGATACCTCGATGGCATACACTCAGTGCcgcatttcaaaattttttggaacGCTGTCTAGCAGTAAATGTCGAAGAACGAGCCACTGCTGATGAACTCCTGGCTCATCCTTTCCTGGACAATTGCGCCGAATTGTCCAGTCTCAGGAGACTCATAGAGGTCGCACAGATACAATtgcaaaaagtattttag
- the LOC135168612 gene encoding lipase 3-like: MEKKRVYMMLVLTLMPYRVLSLSFLRELIFPRAPELNRVRAHTEGRSFDRDYAVLDFTGLVTKYGYPAEEHKIVTRDGYNLRVHRIPGSPTSPPRAGKTVVFLQHGVFGSSDHWVLMGPNKDLAFMLADGGYDVWMGNVRGNTYSRAHEELSPLDEQFWQFSYHEMSVYDLPAMIDYALEVSGEKAVHYVGHSMGTTMTYVLLSMMPEYNEKIKLSVSLAPVALWKVHPIIPMAVLMDSNFNFLKGLLDMNKIAEIFPQTTNNARLARGFCSDGSVTQSVCLTLMSILSGHDPYQLNSTLLPYYFAYFPAGASTRTLYHYAQNIRTGAFEQYDHGYIQNFKFYGKKRPPSYDVKKITAPFALIYGANDPLTREENINELARRLQNVVTVEKVPYKYFNHLDFIWAQDAKELLYNRIMELLEMY, translated from the exons ATGGAGAAAAAAAGGGTTTATATGATGTTGGTATTAACGTTAATGCCCTATCGAGTGTTATCCCTCTCGTTCCTGcgcgaattaatttttccccgaGCACCAGAGTTAAATAGAGTACGGGCCCATACCGAGGGCCGATCTTTTGACCGAGACTATGCAGTGCTTGACTTT ACGGGACTCGTGACAAAGTACGGCTACCCTGCGGAGGAGCACAAGATCGTCACCAGGGATGGGTACAACCTGCGAGTGCACAGGATCCCTGGCAGCCCGACATCGCCCCCCAGAGCTGGCAAGACCGTTGTTTTTCTCCAGCACGGAGTTTTCGGCTCATCGGACCACTGGGTCCTCATGGGGCCGAACAAAGATCTCG CATTCATGCTGGCTGATGGGGGATATGACGTGTGGATGGGCAATGTCAGGGGCAACACCTACAGCAGGGCTCATGAGGAATTGTCACCCTTGGACGAGCAGTTCTGGCAGTTCAG CTACCATGAAATGTCGGTTTACGATCTGCCAGCTATGATAGATTACGCACTGGAGGTGTCCGGTGAGAAGGCGGTCCATTATGTGGGACATTCCATGGGTACAACCATGACCTACGTACTTCTATCAATGATGCCGGAGTacaatgagaaaattaaattgtcgGTGAGTTTGGCACCGGTTGCCCTGTGGAAGGTTCACCCCATCATACCGATGGCCGTGCTGATGGACAGCAACTTCAATTTCCTGAAG GGTCTTCTGGATATGAATAAAATCGCGGAAATATTTCCGCAAACTACTAACAACGCGAGATTGGCCAGGGGATTCTGCAGTGATGGCTCTGTTACTCAATCGGTTTGCCTGACGTTAATGTCCATACTTTCAGGACATGATCCCTATCAACTCAACTCT ACGCTTTTGCCGTACTATTTTGCGTACTTCCCCGCCGGTGCATCGACGCGAACATTATACCATTATGCGCAGAATATAAGAACAG GTGCTTTCGAGCAATACGATCACGGTTACATCCAGAATTTCAAATTCTACGGGAAGAAACGACCCCCGTCCTACGATGTAAAGAAAATAACAGCCCCATTTGCGTTGATCTACGGTGCTAATGACCCATTGACCAGAGAAGAG AATATCAATGAGCTTGCGAGACGACTGCAAAATGTTGTGACAGTGGAGAAGGTGCCGTACAAGTACTTCAATCATCTTGACTTTATATGGGCGCAAGACGCTAAAGAACTTTTGTACAATCGAATAATGGAGTTACTTGAAATGTATTGA